The genomic stretch TGCAAATACGAATCGATAAATTCCGAAGTCTTCATGCGAAGCTTCTTTGCCAGTCGATCAATATCAATTTGCAAAAAAATAGGACTAGTGGTCTTGCAGCAGTTGGCACATTCCAGGCAATCCATCTTTTCAAATTGTTCCTCATGAGCTTCTTTAAACCTTTCATCAAGCACCTTGGGTTTGATCTTTCCCAATCGTGCCCGGAGTTTCTTGTTATGGCTATAATCCGAAAGGGATTTTTGCCTGAAATTTTCTAGGTCCATACTTTACTTTTGTTGAATTGCCTGATTGTCGAACTGGTAAATCGTAGGTGACAACTCAATAAATTTAACGGCTCAGCAGTTATACGGCTCAGCGATTTCACACTTCCCAGTCCCTTAAAACCATATTTTCACCTATTACAGGTATATTTTAAGGTAAAATATTTGGATTTTACAATATTATTCGTAGTTTTATTAGTAATTCCAAACCAGTTTCGACATGAAAATGCACCCTAACGAATTGTTCTTCTATTATATTCCCTCGCATACTATTGACAAACA from Echinicola soli encodes the following:
- a CDS encoding YkgJ family cysteine cluster protein, translated to MDLENFRQKSLSDYSHNKKLRARLGKIKPKVLDERFKEAHEEQFEKMDCLECANCCKTTSPIFLQIDIDRLAKKLRMKTSEFIDSYLHRDEEGDFVLNSAPCPFLGDDNKCFVYESRPKACREYPHTNRKNMHGILGLTLKNTLVCPAVNEIFQVFSKEFRK